The genomic region ATGCCACTCTTGGTCAGTCCCCTTAGACTCCAAATGGAGGCCCCTGATGGCCCAGCCGCCCACTGACAGCAGGGTACATCATGGCAGCCACCCGGAGTCAGGGACCCTCTGGCAATCCAATTTGCTGCGGCCAGCTAACAGAAAGAGGGGGCCACACTGCCCCTACAGGGTAATGAGGGCATGGCAGTCAGCATCCTTGGTCTTCAGATTCATAGTGCCAACGCTGCCCCTAGAGGATGAAGAAGAATGGCATCTAGTATCCAGTGCCCTTTGTCTTCAGGCTCACACAGTGCAACACTGCCCCTAGAGGATGAGGGTGAGGGCAGAGCAGCCAGCACCCTTAATCTTCAGGTACAGAGGCTGTGGCATGCAGCTTCCTTGGTCTTGAGGCTCACATGGTACCAACACTGCCCCCAGAGGATGATAAGGGCACGGGAGCCAGCATCCTTGGGTTTTCAGGTTCACAGTGTCAACACTGTGTGAACAGGATGATTACGACCTGGTACCCAGCATCCTTGCTCTGGAGGCTGGGTCCACTCTGCCCCTTAGAGGATGATAAAGGCATGGCTGGCAGCATCCTTGGCCTTCCTTGCAGTCCCATCCTGGGTCAGACACAGATGGCTTTCAAACCTGTTCCAGACATTATCTGGGGAGAGCCTACCCCTTCACAGAAGATCCACGGGACACATCCAAGCCCACCAAGCGAGTACTTTCAGCCCAGAGCCTCCGGGCTATCTCCTCATCTTCAGCCTCAGGAGCTGGAGCCTTCTCTTTGAGTCCATCAAAGTACTTTCCAGAAACACCCTCCAGTTCCTCTGCCACCGCCAAGTAGGTGCTAGGCTGGGCCGCCAGTTGGGGGCTCTTGAACAGCAGCCAGAAGAAAGGCCCTGCAATCAGCACAGAGAACTCAGTCCACCCACACTTGGGAAGATACAAGAGCCCACAACACTGTCAGGGAGCCCAAACCCCAAGGCCAGAAGCTGCGCTGGAGTCCCCCGGAGCCCACCTCCAGGTCTTTGCCCTTCCCTGGCAAATGAAGGGAACCTGGAGTTCCCTTCCCTTACCACACCCAGGCACATCCCTCCAAATGCAGAGACCAACCCAAAAGCTGCCTCCCCCAGGAAGCCTTTATGGAATCTCCCAGGAAAATGGAAGCTCTTACTCCTCTGGGTCAACCCAAGCCCCAAACCCTCGCCTACCCCATCCTTCCTGGAGATAATGTTTACCTCCTGAATGCATCTGGTGGGACGCAGCCTAGAAGTCTTGACACCTAGCACACACCCACTAAATGTTTCTCAGTGTGGTAAATACCAGTTACAAAAGTCTATTTATGCAGCCTACAATCTGGGCCATGCACTTGTGGGCCCTTTCACAGGAGGTCCCACCTAATCCTAACAGGTGGGTCCTATTATGGCTCTTGctgtgcagatgaggaaactgaggctcaaagagagGAAGGCagtagggcatggtggtacatgcctgtaattccagcactctgaaggtggaggcagaaaaactgagtttgaggccagcctgggctatggagcaagtatgaggccagcctgggttgcagagcaagaccctgcctcattAAGTAATTAATTAGAAACAAAGAGGGTAGGGCATTTCCCTGGGTGGCTCAGCTAGTTTGGGGAGAAGCTGCAGTTACCCTGAGCATAGTCTGGCTCCAGGATCCAGCTCTATGTCTTTCCCCCTCCAAGTCATGGCTTCTCACAAACCAGTGGGGCTCTGACCTATTTCCTGGGCATGTTACAAGGCTGGCAGACCAGATCGACAAACAAAAGTGACTCATTCTCTATAGCAGAAAGACACAGGGGGGGAGGCAGAAAGAAGTAAAGCCAGGGACAGTCTCTGGGTGAGGGTCCTGGGCCCCACACTGAGAGGACAAGGGTAGAGGGTTCTATGAGGGACTCCAGGCTGGGAGGGGACTTACCAAGCATGAAGCTGGAGAAGGCAGAGTTATGCATGCCAGTATGTCTGCCCAGCTCTGTCCTGGCCACACCAGGGTGCACAGCATTGACGGTCACACCTGTgcctggagaaaataaaaagaatgagggATAAGAGGCAAGCAGATGCGAGTTCATTCCTTTCCTGGGAGCAGCACCCCACACCAAGCTCTGGTCTTCCCCATCCTACGCTGTTTCCAAAACTGGAATCCACACCACCCCTCTTGCTCTGAAACCCCAGAGTCAAGTGGATTCATCATGCAAGGCAGCTCTGTTGCATGGCTGCCCTGAGAACAGGGCAGCCTGTTGTAGAGGCTTGAACAGACCCACGCCACTGGGCTTCATCACTCCGGCCAGAGTCTGAAGCAGTGGACCAGGTGGCATCTGATGCTGCAGTTATGACCAGCTCCCAGGTAAGGCTGGCACTGATGGCCACAGACCACCTCTGAGAAGCAAGGGCCTAAGGCAGCTCTCTCAACCTCAGCACAGTGCACACTGTGGATTGGAGACCTGGGCTGCAGGGAATGGAGGACCTGTGCTGGAGGGGATGCGGACCTGGGCTGGAAGAGATGGGGACCTGAGCTGGAAGGAATGGGGGACCTGGGCTGGAAGGGATGGGGACCTGGGCTGAAGGGGATGGGGGACCTGGGCTGGAAGGGATGGGAGACCATCCTATGCATTGAAGGACATTGAGCAGCATCCCTGGTTCAGCCCACTAGAAGCCAGGAGCATCCTATCCCATCCTGCTGTGATAACCATGTCTGCAGACACTGACATATGTCCCCAGAGACCAAAATCACTCCCAACTGAGAACCACTGGCTTAGAGCACCAGAGGCTAACAAGCCTGTCCAAAGTAAGCAAAAAGGAGCCTGGTGAGGGAAGGTCAACTAGAAATGGAAGGCAATCATTAGAACAGTGATGGATTGGCAATGTCTGCCTCCAGCATGGAACGGGGCAAGGTAGTATGAGTGCCATCCTTTTGACCACACTGTCTGGAGCTACtgcttgcccagggtcacagaaAAGCTGctcaaaggaaagggaagagggaaacCTACAAGTTTTGCCCTCGCACACCTTGCAGCTGCCGGCTCAGCTCCTTGGTGAAGAGGACAACAGCCATCTTGCTCTGGCAGTAGGCTTCTTTGGTATTATACTTCCTTTTCTGCCAGTTCAAGTCATCGAAGTCTATATGCCCAGCAATGTGGGCCAAGGATGAAACATTGATGATCCGTGAAGGGGCTGAGGCTTTCAGCTTGTCCAGCAGCAAGTTTGTCAGAAGGAAGTGACCTGGATGAaggatgacaagaaaaaaaaattttttttttgcagcactagggtttgaactcagggtttttcactttgaggcaggtgttctatcacttgagctacacctccatacCAAAAGTGGTTGTTCTGTTCTATTTTTTGTTCCCATCAGTAACATATGAGCCTCCTGTTTCTCTAATAGTGCttgttattatcttttttaatCATAGACATTCTAGTGAAGGTAAAATGGCATCTCTTTATGGTTCTAATTTGGTTTgttcaaattaatttatttttaaatgacaaatttttttttttagtactagggtttgaacttggccttgtgcttgccaggcaggtgctctaccatagtcaccatgttgtacaacacgtcttttgaactatttcttCCAATCTAACTGAAGTTTTGGTCCTTTGCCAATATATCCccattcttacacacacacacacacacacacacacacacacacaccagcctcTGTAACCACCATCCCACTCTTCTTCAGATGTTCAACTCTCTTACATTTCATAGACAAGTGATATCAGGcagtatttgcctttctgtgcctggcttgctTCCTGTAacacaatgtcctccaggttATTGGTGTGGCCAATGACAATGTATACATTTTCCTTACCCATGCATCCATGGTTGATGACCAGTTAAGTGGGCACAGTGCTGCAGTAAGCATGGGGGTACAGATGTCTTTCTGACAGACTGATCTCACTTCAGATACACAGTGGGATCACTGAGTTGGGGTAATTGTTACTGAATATTCACTACATACCTAGGACCAGACTAAGACATTTTACCCTCCCCATGATTGACAGTTCTGCTCTCTAGGGACACTTGTGTCTGTTGACACTATGGGTTATCACAACTGAAAGAAAATGGGGCTGCTACTAGTATCTGGTGAGTAAAGGCCAGGGGTACTACTAAGTACCTAAAAAACACAGGGCAGTCTCCACCACAGAGAATTACTTGGTCCCAAATATCAAGCCCTACAATAAACTCTATTGGACAAGAGACATCCTGTCTCCCAAAatcctttctccatttctttctgaGGAATAGAATTTTTAGCCATGTACAAGAGGCCCAGTCAATGACTGACTACATTTCCCATACTCTCTTGCAGCAGTGAGATCACCTGACTGCACCCAGCCAATAGAATGTGAGTGATAGAAACATGTTATTCATTGAACTGTgtctacccccccaccccccaaaaaaatggaaTTCTAACCTCTactacctcagaatgtgaccacaTTAGGAAACAGGGTCTTTACAatatttaagttaaaatgagTTACTTGGAGTGAGCCCTAATCCAGTACAACTGGAGCCTTTATACAAAGGGTTCcccttttggaattttttttttctttttcttttcagtgctaaGGATAAAACCCATGGCATTCCATATGCTAGCCaagcttgagctacacccccagggcTTTAGATTCCCTCTTTTGGGACACAGACCCTCACACAGGGAGAAGCTAATGGAAGAGAAAGGCAGGTATTTGGGTAATGCCTTTGTGAGCCAGGCAAAACTGAAGAAATCCAGAAACCCACTGGTAGACAGGAAAGAGGCCTGGAACAACCCTCAGAAGGAACCATTCctgctaacaccttgattttTAACTTCTCACCTCCAGAACCATTACAGCAAACTTCTGTTGTCTAAGCTTCCCAGTTTGTGGTGCTTTGTTGTGGCAGCTCTAGAAAATTAATCCACATGGGCAACTTTCAGTCCACAGCTTTTCTCCCactttcctccttcccactggcaGGAACAAGGACTTGGAAATGAGCCATCTAAGTCCATGGGACAGAGACAGCTTAAAGATACCAAACAAGGGTGTGAGGAGTCTAAAACCCAAGAAGTTCAAAGGGCCAACTCCTCATATGGCGTGGacttccaagaaaaaaatgacctgttttttgttgttgtagttgtCACTGTTGTTCTTTggagggttaaactcagggccttgcacttgctaggcaggcgctctaccacttgagcagctcatgtttttgcctgggactggcctggaaagcaatcctcttatttaagcctcctgcatagctaggacgACAGATGCATATCACCAtgtctcatgagtagctagggttagaggcatgagccaccatgcctggattataATCTGTCTTCATTAATCCCCCCTGTTGTGGGATCATCAGTTCAGCAATTGAACCCAAGTGTCCTGTATAACTAATCTACAGATGCTAACAATTCCAACTTTGCAGATGACAGGGAGGAACAGAAATGCCAGGTCCTTTCACCTTGGTCACACAGCTCACAAGCACACAGTAGGAATGCAAACTGGCCCCTTTGATTCCAGACCCTACTTCCTCTGTGGAGCAGCTCTTCCCATTGTACCCAGTAGTATCTCCTGGGTGCCCACTGTGTGTTGAGCGTCATGCAAGTTCTAGAGACAGAGCACATAACAAGACAAATCCTGGTGCTCAAGGAACCTGCATCCTGGTAGGGCAgacaatcaagaaaacaaacaatgaatgAAACAGATGGGATGGAGAATATGCAGCAGATCAGCTCTGCAGAAGGCAGCCAGCAGAGGCCACACTAGGGGAAAAGCATTTGCCCTGGGATCCAGGTATACAGGGACCCAGTAAGGCCACCTCAggcagaaataaaggcaaaaacaaGGCTGTGAGACCTCAAGAAGAAAAGGGTTGGAGGATGGAGGAGAGGGAGGCAGCCCAGGGTGCTGGAGCACAGGGAG from Castor canadensis chromosome 16, mCasCan1.hap1v2, whole genome shotgun sequence harbors:
- the Rdh13 gene encoding retinol dehydrogenase 13 isoform X3, giving the protein MEKCEAAAKDIRGETLNHRVNARHLDLASLKSIREFAAKIIKEEERVDILVNNAAVMRCPHWTTEDGFEMQFGVNHLGHFLLTNLLLDKLKASAPSRIINVSSLAHIAGHIDFDDLNWQKRKYNTKEAYCQSKMAVVLFTKELSRQLQGTGVTVNAVHPGVARTELGRHTGMHNSAFSSFMLGPFFWLLFKSPQLAAQPSTYLAVAEELEGVSGKYFDGLKEKAPAPEAEDEEIARRLWAESTRLVGLDVSRGSSVKG
- the Rdh13 gene encoding retinol dehydrogenase 13 isoform X2, with translation MNRYLLPVSVLGTMVGGAVLFKDYVTGGVCPSKSTIPGKTVIVTGANTGIGKYTALELAKRGGNIILACRDMEKCEAAAKDIRGETLNHRVNARHLDLASLKSIREFAAKIIKGHFLLTNLLLDKLKASAPSRIINVSSLAHIAGHIDFDDLNWQKRKYNTKEAYCQSKMAVVLFTKELSRQLQGTGVTVNAVHPGVARTELGRHTGMHNSAFSSFMLGPFFWLLFKSPQLAAQPSTYLAVAEELEGVSGKYFDGLKEKAPAPEAEDEEIARRLWAESTRLVGLDVSRGSSVKG
- the Rdh13 gene encoding retinol dehydrogenase 13 isoform X1; this encodes MNRYLLPVSVLGTMVGGAVLFKDYVTGGVCPSKSTIPGKTVIVTGANTGIGKYTALELAKRGGNIILACRDMEKCEAAAKDIRGETLNHRVNARHLDLASLKSIREFAAKIIKEEERVDILVNNAAVMRCPHWTTEDGFEMQFGVNHLGHFLLTNLLLDKLKASAPSRIINVSSLAHIAGHIDFDDLNWQKRKYNTKEAYCQSKMAVVLFTKELSRQLQGTGVTVNAVHPGVARTELGRHTGMHNSAFSSFMLGPFFWLLFKSPQLAAQPSTYLAVAEELEGVSGKYFDGLKEKAPAPEAEDEEIARRLWAESTRLVGLDVSRGSSVKG